Proteins encoded in a region of the Sphingomonas jaspsi DSM 18422 genome:
- a CDS encoding toxin-antitoxin system HicB family antitoxin: MSKKTHRSFTLRVDTDFYLTLAASAQAEGIPLNQLANRLLRLGMDKHVSLEKAITSLLLDRMVDDPELKAAIAAQVQA, from the coding sequence GTGTCCAAAAAGACCCATCGCAGTTTCACCCTGCGCGTCGATACCGACTTCTACCTCACGCTCGCCGCGTCGGCGCAGGCCGAGGGCATCCCGCTCAACCAGCTGGCCAACCGGCTCCTTCGTCTCGGCATGGACAAGCACGTCTCGCTCGAGAAGGCCATCACCTCGCTGCTCCTCGACCGCATGGTTGACGACCCCGAACTCAAGGCCGCGATCGCCGCACAGGTGCAGGCATGA
- a CDS encoding phage terminase large subunit family protein translates to MFEELYQTVKARYGAGASNQSMSDWISNNTTIKRATPFSFDKYEFQRAIIDDMHPDLSVIKCSQVGLTEVQLRKYLAMLTRQDNLSGIFTLPNEDMFKRVYKTRLKPMMDRDEIFNPPTDTKPIRSTGLVQIRDSFGYITGCGEDDATSIPADFLFHDELDLSPEDMIGLYQSRLQNSDMKITQKFSTPTFKGFGIDKSYALTDQREYLARCGSCNHWQIPVFNRRFVHCEEADMLDVKDLTDITAEQIALMALDETYVKCEKCHARLDLANPEMREWVARHPGRTAFRGYYVRPFSAGRLNPAYVFGQLAKYRTQGFIRGFYNTVLGEPYNSADAQIQRDDVEACMKGGEIPNVGDDTPVFLGVDVGFQCHITLSYDDPVTFEPVWVLFETVPYARLETRIAELRMVYNVVQGAIDRFPFTPTADAIRQHTGGVIMPIQWRGVAGLAPVKDELGELTHYSANPTLIFDRMQAVIGQRKMVIRGYTHLKETLITHVCDMVRDEKPDANAEAVWKKTSGNDHFFHSMAFNMLSRRICEHMYHTQSGSEGSSSTIVGTVVGATTQGRPLLGSAARSSRLGRE, encoded by the coding sequence ATGTTCGAAGAGCTCTACCAGACTGTGAAGGCGCGCTACGGCGCGGGCGCTTCGAACCAGTCGATGAGCGACTGGATCAGCAACAACACGACGATCAAGCGGGCCACGCCGTTCAGCTTCGACAAATACGAGTTCCAGCGCGCGATCATCGACGACATGCACCCCGACCTGTCGGTCATCAAGTGCTCGCAGGTCGGTCTGACCGAGGTTCAGCTCCGCAAATATCTCGCGATGCTGACCCGCCAGGACAACCTCTCCGGCATCTTCACCCTGCCGAACGAGGACATGTTCAAGCGCGTCTACAAGACCCGTCTCAAGCCGATGATGGACCGCGACGAGATCTTCAATCCGCCCACTGACACCAAGCCGATCCGGTCGACCGGCCTCGTCCAAATCCGCGACAGCTTCGGCTACATCACCGGCTGCGGCGAAGACGACGCGACCTCGATCCCGGCCGACTTCCTGTTCCACGACGAGCTCGACCTGTCGCCCGAGGACATGATCGGCCTCTACCAGTCGCGTCTGCAGAACTCGGACATGAAGATCACGCAGAAGTTCTCGACCCCGACCTTCAAGGGCTTCGGGATCGACAAGAGCTACGCGCTCACCGACCAGCGTGAATATCTGGCCCGCTGCGGCAGCTGCAACCACTGGCAAATCCCGGTTTTCAACCGCCGCTTCGTCCACTGCGAAGAAGCCGACATGCTGGACGTCAAGGACCTGACGGACATCACGGCCGAGCAGATCGCGCTGATGGCGCTCGATGAGACCTATGTGAAGTGCGAGAAGTGCCACGCGCGGCTCGACCTGGCGAACCCGGAGATGCGCGAGTGGGTGGCCCGCCACCCGGGCCGCACCGCCTTCCGCGGCTACTACGTCCGCCCGTTCAGCGCCGGCCGGCTCAACCCGGCCTATGTCTTCGGCCAGCTGGCGAAATACCGGACGCAGGGCTTCATCCGCGGCTTCTACAACACCGTGCTCGGCGAGCCCTACAACTCGGCCGACGCGCAAATCCAGCGCGACGACGTCGAAGCCTGCATGAAGGGCGGCGAAATTCCGAACGTCGGGGATGACACCCCGGTGTTCCTCGGGGTCGACGTCGGCTTCCAGTGCCACATCACCCTATCCTACGACGACCCGGTCACCTTCGAGCCGGTCTGGGTCCTGTTCGAGACCGTGCCTTACGCCCGCCTCGAGACCCGGATCGCCGAGCTGCGGATGGTCTACAACGTCGTGCAGGGCGCGATCGACCGCTTCCCGTTCACGCCGACGGCGGACGCCATCCGCCAGCACACCGGTGGCGTCATCATGCCGATCCAGTGGCGTGGCGTGGCCGGCCTGGCGCCGGTCAAGGACGAGCTGGGCGAGCTCACTCACTACAGCGCGAACCCGACCCTCATCTTCGACCGCATGCAGGCCGTGATCGGCCAACGGAAGATGGTGATCCGTGGTTACACGCATTTGAAGGAGACGCTCATCACCCACGTCTGCGACATGGTGCGCGACGAAAAACCCGACGCCAACGCGGAAGCGGTGTGGAAGAAGACGAGCGGCAACGATCACTTCTTCCACAGCATGGCGTTCAACATGCTTTCCCGGAGGATTTGCGAGCACATGTATCACACGCAGAGCGGCTCCGAAGGCAGTTCCTCCACCATCGTCGGCACCGTTGTCGGCGCAACCACCCAGGGCCGCCCGCTGCTCGGCAGCGCGGCCCGTAGTTCGAGGCTTGGACGCGAATGA